A genome region from Etheostoma cragini isolate CJK2018 chromosome 4, CSU_Ecrag_1.0, whole genome shotgun sequence includes the following:
- the LOC117943351 gene encoding transcriptional enhancer factor TEF-5-like isoform X6 produces the protein MYGRNELIARYIKLRTGKTRTRKQVSSHIQVLARKKVREYQAGIKVSSHLQVLARRKSREIHSKLKDQASKDKALQNMAALSSAQIVSPSMIKNHLPPLPPAPYQPPRFWPAIPGQPGPSQDIKPFAQPPYPSLSGPVQQSISSYEPLAPPPPPSATAVPVWQDRTIASSKLRMLEYSAFMEVQRDPDNYSKHLFVHIGQTNPSYSDPLLEAVDIRQIYDKFPEKKGGLKELYEKGPQNAFFLVKFWADLNSSGMQDGPGSFYGVSSQYSSLENMTITVSTKVCSFGKQVVEKVETEYARLEGGRCVYRIHRSPMCEYMINFIHKLKHLPEKYMMNSVLENFTILQVVTNRDTQETLLCIAFVFEVSTSEHGAQYHVYRLIKD, from the exons GTCGCAATGAATTGATAGCAAGGTACATCAAGCTGAGGACGGGCAAAACCCGCACAAGAAAACAG GTGTCTAGTCACATACAGGTGTTAGCACGGAAGAAAGTTCGTGAATACCAGGCGGGTATAAAG GTTTCTAGCCACTTGCAGGTTCTCGCCCGGAGAAAATCTCGCGAGATCCATTCAAAGCTAAAG GATCAGGCGTCTAAAGACAAAGCCCTGCAGAACATGGCAGCACTGTCGTCTGCACAGATCGTCTCCCCGAGTATGATAAAGAATCACCTTCCACCACTGCCTCCTGCCCCCTACCAACCACCCAGA TTCTGGCCTGCTATCCCAGGACAGCCTGGACCTTCTCAGGA TATTAAACCTTTTGCACAGCCCCCATACCCCAGCCTATCAGGTCCTGTACAACAATCCATATCAA GTTATGAGCCCTTggcaccacctcctcctccatctgctACTGCAGTGCCAGTGTGGCAGGACCGGACCATTGCCTCCTCCAAGCTGCGGATGCTGGAATACTCAGCCTTCATGGAGGTCCAGAGAGACCCAGACAAC TACAGCAAACACCTGTTTGTCCACATTGGACAGACTAACCCCTCCTACAGCGACCCGCTCCTCGAGGCCGTGGACATCCGGCAGATCTATGACAAGTTCCCTGAGAAGAAGGGCGGCCTCAAAGAGCTTTATGAGAAAGGCCCACAAAATGCTTTCTTCCTAGTTAAATTCTGG GCGGACCTGAACAGCAGCGGCATGCAGGACGGGCCTGGCTCTTTCTACGGTGTCAGCAGCCAGTACAGCAGCCTCGAGAACATGACCATCACTGTTTCAACCAAAGTCTGCTCGTTTGGCAAGCAGGTTGTGGAGAAAGTAGAG ACAGAATATGCCCGCCTGGAGGGAGGAAGGTGTGTTTACAGGATCCACCGCTCTCCTATGTGCGAGTACATGATCAACTTTATCCACAAACTCAAACACTTGCCTGAAAAATACATGATGAACAGTGTTCTTGAAAACTTCACTATCCTACAG GTGGTGACGAACCGCGACACCCAGGAGACCTTGCTCTGTATAGCGTTTGTTTTTGAGGTTTCTACAAGTGAACATGGAGCTCAGTATCACGTCTACAGACTTATCAAAGACTAA
- the LOC117943351 gene encoding transcriptional enhancer factor TEF-5-like isoform X7 — MYGRNELIARYIKLRTGKTRTRKQVSSHIQVLARKKVREYQAGIKDQASKDKALQNMAALSSAQIVSPSMIKNHLPPLPPAPYQPPRFWPAIPGQPGPSQELILDLNQGRTPGLGRTSHAIKPFAQPPYPSLSGPVQQSISSYEPLAPPPPPSATAVPVWQDRTIASSKLRMLEYSAFMEVQRDPDNYSKHLFVHIGQTNPSYSDPLLEAVDIRQIYDKFPEKKGGLKELYEKGPQNAFFLVKFWADLNSSGMQDGPGSFYGVSSQYSSLENMTITVSTKVCSFGKQVVEKVETEYARLEGGRCVYRIHRSPMCEYMINFIHKLKHLPEKYMMNSVLENFTILQVVTNRDTQETLLCIAFVFEVSTSEHGAQYHVYRLIKD; from the exons GTCGCAATGAATTGATAGCAAGGTACATCAAGCTGAGGACGGGCAAAACCCGCACAAGAAAACAG GTGTCTAGTCACATACAGGTGTTAGCACGGAAGAAAGTTCGTGAATACCAGGCGGGTATAAAG GATCAGGCGTCTAAAGACAAAGCCCTGCAGAACATGGCAGCACTGTCGTCTGCACAGATCGTCTCCCCGAGTATGATAAAGAATCACCTTCCACCACTGCCTCCTGCCCCCTACCAACCACCCAGA TTCTGGCCTGCTATCCCAGGACAGCCTGGACCTTCTCAGGA GCTGATTCTAGATCTCAACCAGGGGAGGACTCCTGGGCTTGGCCGCACCAGCCATGC TATTAAACCTTTTGCACAGCCCCCATACCCCAGCCTATCAGGTCCTGTACAACAATCCATATCAA GTTATGAGCCCTTggcaccacctcctcctccatctgctACTGCAGTGCCAGTGTGGCAGGACCGGACCATTGCCTCCTCCAAGCTGCGGATGCTGGAATACTCAGCCTTCATGGAGGTCCAGAGAGACCCAGACAAC TACAGCAAACACCTGTTTGTCCACATTGGACAGACTAACCCCTCCTACAGCGACCCGCTCCTCGAGGCCGTGGACATCCGGCAGATCTATGACAAGTTCCCTGAGAAGAAGGGCGGCCTCAAAGAGCTTTATGAGAAAGGCCCACAAAATGCTTTCTTCCTAGTTAAATTCTGG GCGGACCTGAACAGCAGCGGCATGCAGGACGGGCCTGGCTCTTTCTACGGTGTCAGCAGCCAGTACAGCAGCCTCGAGAACATGACCATCACTGTTTCAACCAAAGTCTGCTCGTTTGGCAAGCAGGTTGTGGAGAAAGTAGAG ACAGAATATGCCCGCCTGGAGGGAGGAAGGTGTGTTTACAGGATCCACCGCTCTCCTATGTGCGAGTACATGATCAACTTTATCCACAAACTCAAACACTTGCCTGAAAAATACATGATGAACAGTGTTCTTGAAAACTTCACTATCCTACAG GTGGTGACGAACCGCGACACCCAGGAGACCTTGCTCTGTATAGCGTTTGTTTTTGAGGTTTCTACAAGTGAACATGGAGCTCAGTATCACGTCTACAGACTTATCAAAGACTAA
- the LOC117943351 gene encoding transcriptional enhancer factor TEF-5-like isoform X2 translates to MYGRNELIARYIKLRTGKTRTRKQVSSHIQVLARKKVREYQAGIKVSSHLQVLARRKSREIHSKLKDQASKDKALQNMAALSSAQIVSPSMIKNHLPPLPPAPYQPPRFWPAIPGQPGPSQELILDLNQGRTPGLGRTSHAIKPFAQPPYPSLSGPVQQSISSYEPLAPPPPPSATAVPVWQDRTIASSKLRMLEYSAFMEVQRDPDNYSKHLFVHIGQTNPSYSDPLLEAVDIRQIYDKFPEKKGGLKELYEKGPQNAFFLVKFWADLNSSGMQDGPGSFYGVSSQYSSLENMTITVSTKVCSFGKQVVEKVETEYARLEGGRCVYRIHRSPMCEYMINFIHKLKHLPEKYMMNSVLENFTILQVVTNRDTQETLLCIAFVFEVSTSEHGAQYHVYRLIKD, encoded by the exons GTCGCAATGAATTGATAGCAAGGTACATCAAGCTGAGGACGGGCAAAACCCGCACAAGAAAACAG GTGTCTAGTCACATACAGGTGTTAGCACGGAAGAAAGTTCGTGAATACCAGGCGGGTATAAAG GTTTCTAGCCACTTGCAGGTTCTCGCCCGGAGAAAATCTCGCGAGATCCATTCAAAGCTAAAG GATCAGGCGTCTAAAGACAAAGCCCTGCAGAACATGGCAGCACTGTCGTCTGCACAGATCGTCTCCCCGAGTATGATAAAGAATCACCTTCCACCACTGCCTCCTGCCCCCTACCAACCACCCAGA TTCTGGCCTGCTATCCCAGGACAGCCTGGACCTTCTCAGGA GCTGATTCTAGATCTCAACCAGGGGAGGACTCCTGGGCTTGGCCGCACCAGCCATGC TATTAAACCTTTTGCACAGCCCCCATACCCCAGCCTATCAGGTCCTGTACAACAATCCATATCAA GTTATGAGCCCTTggcaccacctcctcctccatctgctACTGCAGTGCCAGTGTGGCAGGACCGGACCATTGCCTCCTCCAAGCTGCGGATGCTGGAATACTCAGCCTTCATGGAGGTCCAGAGAGACCCAGACAAC TACAGCAAACACCTGTTTGTCCACATTGGACAGACTAACCCCTCCTACAGCGACCCGCTCCTCGAGGCCGTGGACATCCGGCAGATCTATGACAAGTTCCCTGAGAAGAAGGGCGGCCTCAAAGAGCTTTATGAGAAAGGCCCACAAAATGCTTTCTTCCTAGTTAAATTCTGG GCGGACCTGAACAGCAGCGGCATGCAGGACGGGCCTGGCTCTTTCTACGGTGTCAGCAGCCAGTACAGCAGCCTCGAGAACATGACCATCACTGTTTCAACCAAAGTCTGCTCGTTTGGCAAGCAGGTTGTGGAGAAAGTAGAG ACAGAATATGCCCGCCTGGAGGGAGGAAGGTGTGTTTACAGGATCCACCGCTCTCCTATGTGCGAGTACATGATCAACTTTATCCACAAACTCAAACACTTGCCTGAAAAATACATGATGAACAGTGTTCTTGAAAACTTCACTATCCTACAG GTGGTGACGAACCGCGACACCCAGGAGACCTTGCTCTGTATAGCGTTTGTTTTTGAGGTTTCTACAAGTGAACATGGAGCTCAGTATCACGTCTACAGACTTATCAAAGACTAA
- the LOC117943351 gene encoding transcriptional enhancer factor TEF-5-like isoform X3 — MYGRNELIARYIKLRTGKTRTRKQVSSHIQVLARKKVREYQAGIKVSSHLQVLARRKSREIHSKLKAMNLDQASKDKALQNMAALSSAQIVSPSMIKNHLPPLPPAPYQPPRFWPAIPGQPGPSQDIKPFAQPPYPSLSGPVQQSISSYEPLAPPPPPSATAVPVWQDRTIASSKLRMLEYSAFMEVQRDPDNYSKHLFVHIGQTNPSYSDPLLEAVDIRQIYDKFPEKKGGLKELYEKGPQNAFFLVKFWADLNSSGMQDGPGSFYGVSSQYSSLENMTITVSTKVCSFGKQVVEKVETEYARLEGGRCVYRIHRSPMCEYMINFIHKLKHLPEKYMMNSVLENFTILQVVTNRDTQETLLCIAFVFEVSTSEHGAQYHVYRLIKD, encoded by the exons GTCGCAATGAATTGATAGCAAGGTACATCAAGCTGAGGACGGGCAAAACCCGCACAAGAAAACAG GTGTCTAGTCACATACAGGTGTTAGCACGGAAGAAAGTTCGTGAATACCAGGCGGGTATAAAG GTTTCTAGCCACTTGCAGGTTCTCGCCCGGAGAAAATCTCGCGAGATCCATTCAAAGCTAAAG GCGATGAATTTG GATCAGGCGTCTAAAGACAAAGCCCTGCAGAACATGGCAGCACTGTCGTCTGCACAGATCGTCTCCCCGAGTATGATAAAGAATCACCTTCCACCACTGCCTCCTGCCCCCTACCAACCACCCAGA TTCTGGCCTGCTATCCCAGGACAGCCTGGACCTTCTCAGGA TATTAAACCTTTTGCACAGCCCCCATACCCCAGCCTATCAGGTCCTGTACAACAATCCATATCAA GTTATGAGCCCTTggcaccacctcctcctccatctgctACTGCAGTGCCAGTGTGGCAGGACCGGACCATTGCCTCCTCCAAGCTGCGGATGCTGGAATACTCAGCCTTCATGGAGGTCCAGAGAGACCCAGACAAC TACAGCAAACACCTGTTTGTCCACATTGGACAGACTAACCCCTCCTACAGCGACCCGCTCCTCGAGGCCGTGGACATCCGGCAGATCTATGACAAGTTCCCTGAGAAGAAGGGCGGCCTCAAAGAGCTTTATGAGAAAGGCCCACAAAATGCTTTCTTCCTAGTTAAATTCTGG GCGGACCTGAACAGCAGCGGCATGCAGGACGGGCCTGGCTCTTTCTACGGTGTCAGCAGCCAGTACAGCAGCCTCGAGAACATGACCATCACTGTTTCAACCAAAGTCTGCTCGTTTGGCAAGCAGGTTGTGGAGAAAGTAGAG ACAGAATATGCCCGCCTGGAGGGAGGAAGGTGTGTTTACAGGATCCACCGCTCTCCTATGTGCGAGTACATGATCAACTTTATCCACAAACTCAAACACTTGCCTGAAAAATACATGATGAACAGTGTTCTTGAAAACTTCACTATCCTACAG GTGGTGACGAACCGCGACACCCAGGAGACCTTGCTCTGTATAGCGTTTGTTTTTGAGGTTTCTACAAGTGAACATGGAGCTCAGTATCACGTCTACAGACTTATCAAAGACTAA
- the LOC117943351 gene encoding transcriptional enhancer factor TEF-5-like isoform X10: MYGRNELIARYIKLRTGKTRTRKQVSSHIQVLARKKVREYQAGIKDQASKDKALQNMAALSSAQIVSPSMIKNHLPPLPPAPYQPPRFWPAIPGQPGPSQDIKPFAQPPYPSLSGPVQQSISSYEPLAPPPPPSATAVPVWQDRTIASSKLRMLEYSAFMEVQRDPDNYSKHLFVHIGQTNPSYSDPLLEAVDIRQIYDKFPEKKGGLKELYEKGPQNAFFLVKFWADLNSSGMQDGPGSFYGVSSQYSSLENMTITVSTKVCSFGKQVVEKVETEYARLEGGRCVYRIHRSPMCEYMINFIHKLKHLPEKYMMNSVLENFTILQVVTNRDTQETLLCIAFVFEVSTSEHGAQYHVYRLIKD, translated from the exons GTCGCAATGAATTGATAGCAAGGTACATCAAGCTGAGGACGGGCAAAACCCGCACAAGAAAACAG GTGTCTAGTCACATACAGGTGTTAGCACGGAAGAAAGTTCGTGAATACCAGGCGGGTATAAAG GATCAGGCGTCTAAAGACAAAGCCCTGCAGAACATGGCAGCACTGTCGTCTGCACAGATCGTCTCCCCGAGTATGATAAAGAATCACCTTCCACCACTGCCTCCTGCCCCCTACCAACCACCCAGA TTCTGGCCTGCTATCCCAGGACAGCCTGGACCTTCTCAGGA TATTAAACCTTTTGCACAGCCCCCATACCCCAGCCTATCAGGTCCTGTACAACAATCCATATCAA GTTATGAGCCCTTggcaccacctcctcctccatctgctACTGCAGTGCCAGTGTGGCAGGACCGGACCATTGCCTCCTCCAAGCTGCGGATGCTGGAATACTCAGCCTTCATGGAGGTCCAGAGAGACCCAGACAAC TACAGCAAACACCTGTTTGTCCACATTGGACAGACTAACCCCTCCTACAGCGACCCGCTCCTCGAGGCCGTGGACATCCGGCAGATCTATGACAAGTTCCCTGAGAAGAAGGGCGGCCTCAAAGAGCTTTATGAGAAAGGCCCACAAAATGCTTTCTTCCTAGTTAAATTCTGG GCGGACCTGAACAGCAGCGGCATGCAGGACGGGCCTGGCTCTTTCTACGGTGTCAGCAGCCAGTACAGCAGCCTCGAGAACATGACCATCACTGTTTCAACCAAAGTCTGCTCGTTTGGCAAGCAGGTTGTGGAGAAAGTAGAG ACAGAATATGCCCGCCTGGAGGGAGGAAGGTGTGTTTACAGGATCCACCGCTCTCCTATGTGCGAGTACATGATCAACTTTATCCACAAACTCAAACACTTGCCTGAAAAATACATGATGAACAGTGTTCTTGAAAACTTCACTATCCTACAG GTGGTGACGAACCGCGACACCCAGGAGACCTTGCTCTGTATAGCGTTTGTTTTTGAGGTTTCTACAAGTGAACATGGAGCTCAGTATCACGTCTACAGACTTATCAAAGACTAA
- the LOC117943351 gene encoding transcriptional enhancer factor TEF-5-like isoform X8, whose translation MYGRNELIARYIKLRTGKTRTRKQVSSHLQVLARRKSREIHSKLKDQASKDKALQNMAALSSAQIVSPSMIKNHLPPLPPAPYQPPRFWPAIPGQPGPSQELILDLNQGRTPGLGRTSHAIKPFAQPPYPSLSGPVQQSISSYEPLAPPPPPSATAVPVWQDRTIASSKLRMLEYSAFMEVQRDPDNYSKHLFVHIGQTNPSYSDPLLEAVDIRQIYDKFPEKKGGLKELYEKGPQNAFFLVKFWADLNSSGMQDGPGSFYGVSSQYSSLENMTITVSTKVCSFGKQVVEKVETEYARLEGGRCVYRIHRSPMCEYMINFIHKLKHLPEKYMMNSVLENFTILQVVTNRDTQETLLCIAFVFEVSTSEHGAQYHVYRLIKD comes from the exons GTCGCAATGAATTGATAGCAAGGTACATCAAGCTGAGGACGGGCAAAACCCGCACAAGAAAACAG GTTTCTAGCCACTTGCAGGTTCTCGCCCGGAGAAAATCTCGCGAGATCCATTCAAAGCTAAAG GATCAGGCGTCTAAAGACAAAGCCCTGCAGAACATGGCAGCACTGTCGTCTGCACAGATCGTCTCCCCGAGTATGATAAAGAATCACCTTCCACCACTGCCTCCTGCCCCCTACCAACCACCCAGA TTCTGGCCTGCTATCCCAGGACAGCCTGGACCTTCTCAGGA GCTGATTCTAGATCTCAACCAGGGGAGGACTCCTGGGCTTGGCCGCACCAGCCATGC TATTAAACCTTTTGCACAGCCCCCATACCCCAGCCTATCAGGTCCTGTACAACAATCCATATCAA GTTATGAGCCCTTggcaccacctcctcctccatctgctACTGCAGTGCCAGTGTGGCAGGACCGGACCATTGCCTCCTCCAAGCTGCGGATGCTGGAATACTCAGCCTTCATGGAGGTCCAGAGAGACCCAGACAAC TACAGCAAACACCTGTTTGTCCACATTGGACAGACTAACCCCTCCTACAGCGACCCGCTCCTCGAGGCCGTGGACATCCGGCAGATCTATGACAAGTTCCCTGAGAAGAAGGGCGGCCTCAAAGAGCTTTATGAGAAAGGCCCACAAAATGCTTTCTTCCTAGTTAAATTCTGG GCGGACCTGAACAGCAGCGGCATGCAGGACGGGCCTGGCTCTTTCTACGGTGTCAGCAGCCAGTACAGCAGCCTCGAGAACATGACCATCACTGTTTCAACCAAAGTCTGCTCGTTTGGCAAGCAGGTTGTGGAGAAAGTAGAG ACAGAATATGCCCGCCTGGAGGGAGGAAGGTGTGTTTACAGGATCCACCGCTCTCCTATGTGCGAGTACATGATCAACTTTATCCACAAACTCAAACACTTGCCTGAAAAATACATGATGAACAGTGTTCTTGAAAACTTCACTATCCTACAG GTGGTGACGAACCGCGACACCCAGGAGACCTTGCTCTGTATAGCGTTTGTTTTTGAGGTTTCTACAAGTGAACATGGAGCTCAGTATCACGTCTACAGACTTATCAAAGACTAA
- the LOC117943351 gene encoding transcriptional enhancer factor TEF-5-like isoform X1, whose product MYGRNELIARYIKLRTGKTRTRKQVSSHIQVLARKKVREYQAGIKVSSHLQVLARRKSREIHSKLKAMNLDQASKDKALQNMAALSSAQIVSPSMIKNHLPPLPPAPYQPPRFWPAIPGQPGPSQELILDLNQGRTPGLGRTSHAIKPFAQPPYPSLSGPVQQSISSYEPLAPPPPPSATAVPVWQDRTIASSKLRMLEYSAFMEVQRDPDNYSKHLFVHIGQTNPSYSDPLLEAVDIRQIYDKFPEKKGGLKELYEKGPQNAFFLVKFWADLNSSGMQDGPGSFYGVSSQYSSLENMTITVSTKVCSFGKQVVEKVETEYARLEGGRCVYRIHRSPMCEYMINFIHKLKHLPEKYMMNSVLENFTILQVVTNRDTQETLLCIAFVFEVSTSEHGAQYHVYRLIKD is encoded by the exons GTCGCAATGAATTGATAGCAAGGTACATCAAGCTGAGGACGGGCAAAACCCGCACAAGAAAACAG GTGTCTAGTCACATACAGGTGTTAGCACGGAAGAAAGTTCGTGAATACCAGGCGGGTATAAAG GTTTCTAGCCACTTGCAGGTTCTCGCCCGGAGAAAATCTCGCGAGATCCATTCAAAGCTAAAG GCGATGAATTTG GATCAGGCGTCTAAAGACAAAGCCCTGCAGAACATGGCAGCACTGTCGTCTGCACAGATCGTCTCCCCGAGTATGATAAAGAATCACCTTCCACCACTGCCTCCTGCCCCCTACCAACCACCCAGA TTCTGGCCTGCTATCCCAGGACAGCCTGGACCTTCTCAGGA GCTGATTCTAGATCTCAACCAGGGGAGGACTCCTGGGCTTGGCCGCACCAGCCATGC TATTAAACCTTTTGCACAGCCCCCATACCCCAGCCTATCAGGTCCTGTACAACAATCCATATCAA GTTATGAGCCCTTggcaccacctcctcctccatctgctACTGCAGTGCCAGTGTGGCAGGACCGGACCATTGCCTCCTCCAAGCTGCGGATGCTGGAATACTCAGCCTTCATGGAGGTCCAGAGAGACCCAGACAAC TACAGCAAACACCTGTTTGTCCACATTGGACAGACTAACCCCTCCTACAGCGACCCGCTCCTCGAGGCCGTGGACATCCGGCAGATCTATGACAAGTTCCCTGAGAAGAAGGGCGGCCTCAAAGAGCTTTATGAGAAAGGCCCACAAAATGCTTTCTTCCTAGTTAAATTCTGG GCGGACCTGAACAGCAGCGGCATGCAGGACGGGCCTGGCTCTTTCTACGGTGTCAGCAGCCAGTACAGCAGCCTCGAGAACATGACCATCACTGTTTCAACCAAAGTCTGCTCGTTTGGCAAGCAGGTTGTGGAGAAAGTAGAG ACAGAATATGCCCGCCTGGAGGGAGGAAGGTGTGTTTACAGGATCCACCGCTCTCCTATGTGCGAGTACATGATCAACTTTATCCACAAACTCAAACACTTGCCTGAAAAATACATGATGAACAGTGTTCTTGAAAACTTCACTATCCTACAG GTGGTGACGAACCGCGACACCCAGGAGACCTTGCTCTGTATAGCGTTTGTTTTTGAGGTTTCTACAAGTGAACATGGAGCTCAGTATCACGTCTACAGACTTATCAAAGACTAA
- the LOC117943351 gene encoding transcriptional enhancer factor TEF-5-like isoform X4: MYGRNELIARYIKLRTGKTRTRKQVSSHIQVLARKKVREYQAGIKAMNLDQASKDKALQNMAALSSAQIVSPSMIKNHLPPLPPAPYQPPRFWPAIPGQPGPSQELILDLNQGRTPGLGRTSHAIKPFAQPPYPSLSGPVQQSISSYEPLAPPPPPSATAVPVWQDRTIASSKLRMLEYSAFMEVQRDPDNYSKHLFVHIGQTNPSYSDPLLEAVDIRQIYDKFPEKKGGLKELYEKGPQNAFFLVKFWADLNSSGMQDGPGSFYGVSSQYSSLENMTITVSTKVCSFGKQVVEKVETEYARLEGGRCVYRIHRSPMCEYMINFIHKLKHLPEKYMMNSVLENFTILQVVTNRDTQETLLCIAFVFEVSTSEHGAQYHVYRLIKD, encoded by the exons GTCGCAATGAATTGATAGCAAGGTACATCAAGCTGAGGACGGGCAAAACCCGCACAAGAAAACAG GTGTCTAGTCACATACAGGTGTTAGCACGGAAGAAAGTTCGTGAATACCAGGCGGGTATAAAG GCGATGAATTTG GATCAGGCGTCTAAAGACAAAGCCCTGCAGAACATGGCAGCACTGTCGTCTGCACAGATCGTCTCCCCGAGTATGATAAAGAATCACCTTCCACCACTGCCTCCTGCCCCCTACCAACCACCCAGA TTCTGGCCTGCTATCCCAGGACAGCCTGGACCTTCTCAGGA GCTGATTCTAGATCTCAACCAGGGGAGGACTCCTGGGCTTGGCCGCACCAGCCATGC TATTAAACCTTTTGCACAGCCCCCATACCCCAGCCTATCAGGTCCTGTACAACAATCCATATCAA GTTATGAGCCCTTggcaccacctcctcctccatctgctACTGCAGTGCCAGTGTGGCAGGACCGGACCATTGCCTCCTCCAAGCTGCGGATGCTGGAATACTCAGCCTTCATGGAGGTCCAGAGAGACCCAGACAAC TACAGCAAACACCTGTTTGTCCACATTGGACAGACTAACCCCTCCTACAGCGACCCGCTCCTCGAGGCCGTGGACATCCGGCAGATCTATGACAAGTTCCCTGAGAAGAAGGGCGGCCTCAAAGAGCTTTATGAGAAAGGCCCACAAAATGCTTTCTTCCTAGTTAAATTCTGG GCGGACCTGAACAGCAGCGGCATGCAGGACGGGCCTGGCTCTTTCTACGGTGTCAGCAGCCAGTACAGCAGCCTCGAGAACATGACCATCACTGTTTCAACCAAAGTCTGCTCGTTTGGCAAGCAGGTTGTGGAGAAAGTAGAG ACAGAATATGCCCGCCTGGAGGGAGGAAGGTGTGTTTACAGGATCCACCGCTCTCCTATGTGCGAGTACATGATCAACTTTATCCACAAACTCAAACACTTGCCTGAAAAATACATGATGAACAGTGTTCTTGAAAACTTCACTATCCTACAG GTGGTGACGAACCGCGACACCCAGGAGACCTTGCTCTGTATAGCGTTTGTTTTTGAGGTTTCTACAAGTGAACATGGAGCTCAGTATCACGTCTACAGACTTATCAAAGACTAA
- the LOC117943351 gene encoding transcriptional enhancer factor TEF-5-like isoform X5: protein MYGRNELIARYIKLRTGKTRTRKQVSSHLQVLARRKSREIHSKLKAMNLDQASKDKALQNMAALSSAQIVSPSMIKNHLPPLPPAPYQPPRFWPAIPGQPGPSQELILDLNQGRTPGLGRTSHAIKPFAQPPYPSLSGPVQQSISSYEPLAPPPPPSATAVPVWQDRTIASSKLRMLEYSAFMEVQRDPDNYSKHLFVHIGQTNPSYSDPLLEAVDIRQIYDKFPEKKGGLKELYEKGPQNAFFLVKFWADLNSSGMQDGPGSFYGVSSQYSSLENMTITVSTKVCSFGKQVVEKVETEYARLEGGRCVYRIHRSPMCEYMINFIHKLKHLPEKYMMNSVLENFTILQVVTNRDTQETLLCIAFVFEVSTSEHGAQYHVYRLIKD, encoded by the exons GTCGCAATGAATTGATAGCAAGGTACATCAAGCTGAGGACGGGCAAAACCCGCACAAGAAAACAG GTTTCTAGCCACTTGCAGGTTCTCGCCCGGAGAAAATCTCGCGAGATCCATTCAAAGCTAAAG GCGATGAATTTG GATCAGGCGTCTAAAGACAAAGCCCTGCAGAACATGGCAGCACTGTCGTCTGCACAGATCGTCTCCCCGAGTATGATAAAGAATCACCTTCCACCACTGCCTCCTGCCCCCTACCAACCACCCAGA TTCTGGCCTGCTATCCCAGGACAGCCTGGACCTTCTCAGGA GCTGATTCTAGATCTCAACCAGGGGAGGACTCCTGGGCTTGGCCGCACCAGCCATGC TATTAAACCTTTTGCACAGCCCCCATACCCCAGCCTATCAGGTCCTGTACAACAATCCATATCAA GTTATGAGCCCTTggcaccacctcctcctccatctgctACTGCAGTGCCAGTGTGGCAGGACCGGACCATTGCCTCCTCCAAGCTGCGGATGCTGGAATACTCAGCCTTCATGGAGGTCCAGAGAGACCCAGACAAC TACAGCAAACACCTGTTTGTCCACATTGGACAGACTAACCCCTCCTACAGCGACCCGCTCCTCGAGGCCGTGGACATCCGGCAGATCTATGACAAGTTCCCTGAGAAGAAGGGCGGCCTCAAAGAGCTTTATGAGAAAGGCCCACAAAATGCTTTCTTCCTAGTTAAATTCTGG GCGGACCTGAACAGCAGCGGCATGCAGGACGGGCCTGGCTCTTTCTACGGTGTCAGCAGCCAGTACAGCAGCCTCGAGAACATGACCATCACTGTTTCAACCAAAGTCTGCTCGTTTGGCAAGCAGGTTGTGGAGAAAGTAGAG ACAGAATATGCCCGCCTGGAGGGAGGAAGGTGTGTTTACAGGATCCACCGCTCTCCTATGTGCGAGTACATGATCAACTTTATCCACAAACTCAAACACTTGCCTGAAAAATACATGATGAACAGTGTTCTTGAAAACTTCACTATCCTACAG GTGGTGACGAACCGCGACACCCAGGAGACCTTGCTCTGTATAGCGTTTGTTTTTGAGGTTTCTACAAGTGAACATGGAGCTCAGTATCACGTCTACAGACTTATCAAAGACTAA